Genomic segment of Mycolicibacterium psychrotolerans:
TTGCCTACGCCGATGACTGGTATGACGACCCGGAGATGCTCGATCCGATGAACAACCCCTCGGAGTTGTGGCTCAAGCGTGATCACAAGCGCGATCTGGCGTTTCGCCCGCTGGAACCTGCGCTGGAGAAGGGTGAAGTCGATGCGATCTACACCCAGAGCAAGCCGTTCCAGCACCTGCAGGAAGCCACCGGCAAGTTCAAGTCCATCGAGGACTTGTCGCTCTACCCGGACTGGACGCTGCAGGTGGCCAACATTCCGGCGGTGATTACGTGCACCGCGGAAATGGCCGAACAGCATCCTGAGCTGGTGGTCACGTTCATGAAGGGCATGATCAAGGTTGGCCGGTGGGCCAACGAGAACAAGCGCGCCGCGGCGGCGATCCTGGACAAGCAGACGTTCTACCTCGACGTCGAGGACACCTATCAGGGCATCAAGCACATCGACATGGTGCCCAACCTCTCGCCGCAGAATTTGGCGTCCATCGGGATCGGCAAGGACTTCATGCTCAGCCACGGCTACATCCACAACGACTTCGACGTCCACGAATGGGCCGCACCGCAGTTTGCCGAGCAGGCCGTCAAAGAGCTGATCGAAGAACGCTGGGAGAAACTCGGAGCAGAGCGGCTCGGCCTCGACCACGCGCGACTCGGTTGAGCACAACCGATGACGACCGCAGAAGAAATCGTTCGCAGCGCCAAGGCCTCAAGGAAAAGCTTGCTCAGCGCGATGCGGCGGCGGAGGTCGCCGAAGCGAAGGCCG
This window contains:
- a CDS encoding ABC transporter substrate-binding protein → MTTTAPTLSEKESNTVPLRWDEVYYTNCPLVSASNVDQELGWTREEYKKIGVTYDFLRSRRENNWYPHYVHNLDNLIRFGGLFPPIHVHADIRRTKLLGATHAPHEGGCMLVRSRDDIYRMTDLRGKKIGLTKSMNTIKNDWWRIQEEQGIELMLRLNGMTRDDVEIVEFAYADDWYDDPEMLDPMNNPSELWLKRDHKRDLAFRPLEPALEKGEVDAIYTQSKPFQHLQEATGKFKSIEDLSLYPDWTLQVANIPAVITCTAEMAEQHPELVVTFMKGMIKVGRWANENKRAAAAILDKQTFYLDVEDTYQGIKHIDMVPNLSPQNLASIGIGKDFMLSHGYIHNDFDVHEWAAPQFAEQAVKELIEERWEKLGAERLGLDHARLG